The Aquamicrobium lusatiense genomic sequence TTCCATAAAATACAGATATTTGAATAGTTAATAATAAATTAAACATACACAAAATGAAATGAAGCCACTCAGAGGAGAAAAATATCTGAGTGGCATCGGATATAACCTTACGATAGGTAAGGATTATGCTTAAGTCACCGCTACACCGAACATAATTTGCGCTGATTTACTATCAGCTCAGCGCGGAGGCAATTTTGTCCTTGAGAGCAAGGCGGCGGCGGCGCAGTTCCGTTTCGGCATCGTCGCTGATCGTGTCGATACGCGTCTCGGACCTGTGTATCTGATCGTTGACGTCGTCATACTCTTCGAGGACACGGGCGAACTCCGGATCCTGCGCCTTGAGAGCATGAATTGCATCGAGCTTGCCGGGGAATTCTTCGCCGAGGGTATGCGGGGTGTTTGACATGTCGCCTCCTGTGGTTTGCTTCCCAAACATAGAAGGTAGGGCGTCGGCCCGGTTGATCAATGTCAAACAAATGGCTGACCCAGCGGAACATCGTGTCGCAGGTCACAGCCTTCGCCGTGCGGGGCAGGCCAGTCAACGATACCGGCAGAATTCCGGGCTGAGAGTTTGCCTTGCCCGTCGATGGTTTCAAAAAAACGCCACCTTCGACGCAACAGCAGCCCGCAGCATCGGGTTACTGCTTACAGGTAAACGCCGCGTCAGTGAACGGTTTCGAGCCCCAGCTTGCGGCGCAGACGCCCGGTCCGCTCCCTGAACATGGCATGGCGCTCGGCTTCCCGCGTCGCGGCAAAAACCATTGAGAGCAATTGCTCCTTCTCGGTCTCGTCGAGAAGAGGCTTCAGGAATTCGGCCGTCTTGTCGATGACCGTCGGCACGTCGGCAACCTGATCGCTGGCCCATTTCGCATAGGCGATCGCTTCGTCGAGTTGCTTGTCGCTTCCGGCTATCAGGGCGATCTGCTCGCGCACGCGTGTCTCGATGATATCTGTCACCGGCCGGTCTTCCGCCGCTATCGCCATGACCACGGTGGCGGCAGCCGTCACAGGGTGATCGATGACTGCGACCGGTGCGATGGCGGCCTTCTTGCGCAGCTTGTTGCGCCGCATGTTGCCGCGCACCTTGCCGACGGCATCCGCCACCTCATTGGCGGCGTCGCTCATATATTTGAGCCGATACCACCAGAATGCCGCAGCCGCGAATATGCCGATAACGGCTACCAGTATATGCATGATCGGGCCTCCATGCTTCGCCTATAGCGAAAACGGCAACCGATCGACAAGACCGTCGGCAGATGAGGCGTCGCCTTCCGCCGGCGGTTACCCGCCAGCGGAAACGATACCAGAGGAAATGAAGGGCGGCTGAAAGCGCCTTCCCGCTCCCCGAAGTGAATCAGCGAACGACCAGGACCGGCACCTTGGAGTGGGTCAGCACTTCCACCGTCTGGCTGCCCAGCAGCAGGCGGCCGAGGCCGCGGCGGCCGTGCGAGGCCATGACAATCAGATTGGCGTCTTTTTCCTCGGCAATCTCGATGATTGCATCGGCGGGCCAGCGGTCCGCCAGATGCTCGACATCGGCCTTGATACCCATCTTTTCCGCCGCCGCGCGCGCCTTTTCCAGAATGCCGCCGGCGAAGTCCTTCTGGCCTTCCTCGTAACGGGAAATATCATTCGGACCGGCAACCCAGCCCGAGGCTGTCGCGCCGGCAGCGACGGGGAAAGGCTCCGTAACCATCACGAACGTGACCTTGGCGGACAAGGCCTTGGCCAGCGACAATCCATGATCGATGCCCTTCTGGGCAAGTTCCGATCCGTCGGTGGCGATGAGGATGTGGGTGTACATGGCTAAACCTCTTGTTGTGTCCTGTCAGAAAACCAGAGCCGCATAAGGCTCGCAAGTGCACAGACCGAACGGATAATGATGGCAGTTCATATCATGCGGAACCGCACGGCCTTGATGCAGGTCAAGTTTCGGGCATGAGCCAAATGGCCAGACAAGCTGCCGCGCCCAAGGCGATGCTGCGCCATCCCGATCACTTTCGGTTACAGGCATCCGTTTGCGGGAACCACGGCCGATCTGCGGCGTTAACCATCGATTCTCCACCAGTGTTTGATGTCGAGGGAGGTTGCCGATGGATCGCCTGCAGTTCTTTTCGCCTGTCCGCGTCTCATTGGGGCGTGGCCAGCCCGTTCACACCATCGAAAATGTGACCGATGCGCTCGTTTTTCTGCGTGAATGGCCGATAGGCCGGCGTGGCCCTGTCTACCGTTGCGCTCTGAATTGTTGCGCAGCGGCAATGGCCGCCCAGATGAGCGCGGAAGAAGCCCGAAAATCATTCGCCGGTTTCGCGCGCATCACCGGATTGCTGGTCGACAGCGGCCCGGCGCCGATGGTTGCGACCACGCGTTCGACGCTGCATCGCCCGACAACGTGAGCCGCTCAACGCGGAGCCTTCCGCCCGAAGGATCAGAAAAAAAGCCGCCCCGTGATCTTCACGATCGCGGGGCGGCGCATGTTCATCAGTTCTGCTCGATGGAAACGCCGCCCTCATCGATCCTGAGTTCGACGCCGGCAGGTTTCGTTTCCTCCCGATAGACATAGATGCTGAGACCGATCACGACGACGACCAGCGCGCCGATGAGGAGGTAGAGGTTGCTTCTGTTCATGGACACGCTTTCCGGTCAGTTTCAGGCCGACTTCACAACACGGATCAGCAACAGCAGGATTATTGCGCCGATCAGCGCATTGATGATGTTGGCGATGACACCGCCGCCGATAACGATGCCAACCTTCGGCAAGAGCCAGCCGGCGATGAACGCGCCGACGATACCGACCACGATGTTACCAAGCAGGCCGAAGCCGTACCCTTTGACGATCAGTCCCGCGAGCCAGCCTGCGATCGCACCTACGATAAGAAAGACAATAAGACCTTCCGGACCCACGACGTTCCCTCCATTAGAAATGGCCGAGGCGGAGCGCTGTGCCCCGAATCAACCCGGGTTTCAACAAATGCAGGGTATGAGAATAAGCACACCACCGCCACCCCGTTACATTGGGCGGGGCGGACAGGCGTCAAGCCTTGGCGCTGCTATTCTTCGTCGCCAGCTTCATCAGAATTTTCATCATCCGAATTTTCCGGACGCCAGCTGGCCGGTTCGACCTTCTTTTGTGTCTTTGAATCCGTATAGGCCCACCATGCCTGGTCCTCAGCATCCCAGCGGGCAAGGGATTCGTTCATGACGCCGTCGCTGTCGGTCCAGTAAACGGTTACGCGCGATCCGTCCTTAGGGGCGCTGGCGATGGGTTCACGCTCTGCCATGTGGTCTTCCTCTCTGCCTGAATGCCTGTCCGGTGGCAAAGCTGCAACGCGCTGCGCCACCGGACAGTTCCGGTACGAACCGGTTCTCAGCTTCTTTGTCAGCTATGCGCGAAGATATCCGTTTCTTCCCAGCCCATCAGATCGAGCTTCGAGCGTGTCGGCAGGAAGTGGAAGCAGGCTTCGGCTTCCTCCACCCTGCCATCGCGCTTCAGCCGGCCGGCGAGAACGTCGCGCAGACGGTGAAGATAGAGAACGTCCGAAGCGGCATATTCAAGCTGCTCGGGCGACAGCGTTTCCGCCGCCCAGTCGGAGGATTGCTGCTGCTTGGAGATGCTCACGCCCAGCAATTCGTTGCAGATATCCTTCAGCCCGTGACGATCGGTGTAGGTGCGGGTCAGCCGCGAGGCGATCTTGGTGCAGAACACCGGCTCGGCCATGACACCGAAGGCATTGTACAGCACCGCGATGTCGAAGCGCCCGAAGTGAAACAGCTTCGTCACCTTCGGGTTGGCAAGCAGACTGACGAGGTTCGGCGCCTCCTTCTGGCCCGCCGCTATCTGGATCACGTCGGCCGTGCCGTCGCCGGGCGAAATCTGCACCACGCACAAACGGTCGCGGTGAGGATTGAGGCCGAGCGTCTCGGTGTCGATGGCCACCGCATCGACATCATAGTGGGCGAGATCGGGCAGATCGCCCTTGTGGAAACGGATCGTGCTCATGCCACCCTCACTTCGTCGTCAGCGCGGCGAGAATGCGCGCCCAGGAGCGCTGGCCCTTGTGGAAGGAGGACAGCTCGTATTTCTCGTTGGGCGAATGGATGCGGTCGTCGGAAAGACCAAAGCCCACAAGCAGGGATTCCATGCCGAGATAGGTCTGGAAATCACCAACGATGGGAATCGATCCACCCATGGCGATCATCACCGCAGGCTTCGGCCATTCGTCGGACAGCGCGTCCTTGGCCTTGGCGAGGAACGGCGAGTCGTAGGAAAGCTGGATTGCCGGCGAGCCGCCATGCTGGTGGAACTCCACGGAACAGTCGGCGGGAATGCGCTCCTCGACGAATTTGCGGAAGGCGGCACGGATTTTTGCCGGGTCCTGCTTGTGCACGAGGCGGAACGACACCTTGGCCGAGGCCTGCGACGCGATCACCGTCTTGAAGCCCTTGCCGGTGTAACCGCCGGTGATGCCGTTGAACTCCGCCGTCGGCCGT encodes the following:
- a CDS encoding DUF982 domain-containing protein → MDRLQFFSPVRVSLGRGQPVHTIENVTDALVFLREWPIGRRGPVYRCALNCCAAAMAAQMSAEEARKSFAGFARITGLLVDSGPAPMVATTRSTLHRPTT
- a CDS encoding YdcH family protein; its protein translation is MSNTPHTLGEEFPGKLDAIHALKAQDPEFARVLEEYDDVNDQIHRSETRIDTISDDAETELRRRRLALKDKIASALS
- a CDS encoding universal stress protein encodes the protein MYTHILIATDGSELAQKGIDHGLSLAKALSAKVTFVMVTEPFPVAAGATASGWVAGPNDISRYEEGQKDFAGGILEKARAAAEKMGIKADVEHLADRWPADAIIEIAEEKDANLIVMASHGRRGLGRLLLGSQTVEVLTHSKVPVLVVR
- a CDS encoding GlsB/YeaQ/YmgE family stress response membrane protein; its protein translation is MGPEGLIVFLIVGAIAGWLAGLIVKGYGFGLLGNIVVGIVGAFIAGWLLPKVGIVIGGGVIANIINALIGAIILLLLIRVVKSA
- a CDS encoding ribonuclease D; the protein is MSTIRFHKGDLPDLAHYDVDAVAIDTETLGLNPHRDRLCVVQISPGDGTADVIQIAAGQKEAPNLVSLLANPKVTKLFHFGRFDIAVLYNAFGVMAEPVFCTKIASRLTRTYTDRHGLKDICNELLGVSISKQQQSSDWAAETLSPEQLEYAASDVLYLHRLRDVLAGRLKRDGRVEEAEACFHFLPTRSKLDLMGWEETDIFAHS